From a single Cryptococcus neoformans var. neoformans B-3501A chromosome 3, whole genome shotgun sequence genomic region:
- a CDS encoding hypothetical protein (HMMPfam hit to Renal_dipeptase, Renal dipeptidase, score: 243.4, E(): 3.8e-70), whose product MAEQTPLLSPSPSTVSAPPAARRRTSLLLALATLLLLAAGLSVGLVVRHAHKEPSDVLERAKLYLKASPVIDGHIDLPEFARAVYGNNIEKFDLRGALPGHFDIPRAREGHLGAFFWSIFTECRDTNGDDFMNPTFEVRDALEQLDVSNNLISKYSDTFAVARTADQVEWAIKHGKIASLFGLEGAHMLGNSLAVLRMYHQLGVRYMTLTHSCNNAFADSAGIFGDVKERWGGLSPLGKELVPEMNRLGIFIDLSHVSDQTALQALDLTEAPVILSHSCARHFNKMNRNVPDEVLARLGSGKGKVDGVVMVNFFPVFASPNPDLVDVAYIADEIEYIANKTSRDHVGIGSDYDGIESVPKGLEDVSKYPYLFAELIKRGWSKNDLSNLAGGNLLRAMRGMEDVSRRMRDEQGKQPSMAKYDKRRDLDGGDWDF is encoded by the exons ATGGCAGAACAAACCCCGCTGCTGTCCCCCTCCCCGTCCACCGTCTCGGCCCCCCCCGCCGCCCGCAGACGGacatccctcctcctcgccctcgccaccctcctcctcctcgcgGCCGGCCTCTCCGTCGGCCTCGTCGTCCGGCATGCCCATAAGGAGCCCAGCGATGTCCTCGAAAGGGCAAAGCTTTACCTCAAAGC CTCGCCGGTGATCGATGGCCATATCGACCTCCCCGAATTCGCCCGTGCGGTCTACGGCAACAATATCGAAAAGTTTGATTTGCGTGGTGCCCTC CCCGGACACTTTGATATCCCTCGGGCCAGAGAGGGCCATCTGGGAGCATTCTTCTGGTCCAT CTTTACCGAATGCCGCGATACGAATGGCGACGACTTTATGAACCCGACCTTTGAAGTTCGAG ACGCCCTCGAACAGCTCGACGTGTCAAACaacctcatctccaaatACAGCGACACATTCGCCGTCGCCCGGACCGCCGACCAAGTCGAGTGGGCTATAAAGCACGGCAAGATTGCGAGTCTTTTCGGGCTGGAGGGTGCGCATATGCTTGGCAATTCTCTTGCAGTGTTGAGAATGTACCACCAGCTCGGGGTGAGGTATATGACCCTCACGCATAGCTGTAACAACGCGTTTGCCGATTCGGCCGGTATCTTTGGAGACGTCAAAGAACGTTGGGGCGGTCTGAGCCCCCTGGGCAAAGAACTCGTTCCAGAGATGAACCGACTCGGAATCTTCATCGACCTCTCCCACGTTTCCGACCAAACTGCCCTCCAGGCGCTGGACCTGACAGAAGCACCCGTCATCCTCTCGCATTCCTGTGCGAGGCATTTCAATAAGATGAACAGGAATGTACCGGACGAGGTGCTGGCTAGGTTGGGCAgcggaaagggaaaagtcGATGGGGTGGTGATGGTCAA cttcttccccgtATTCGCCTCTCCCAACCCGGACCTCGTCGACGTCGCATACATCGCTGATGAAATCGAGTATATCGCCAATAAAACTAGCAGGGATCA TGTCGGGATCGGATCAGATTACGACGGGATTGAATCAGTGCCCAAGGGTCTTGAAGACGTTTCCAAGTATCCTTACCTC TTTGCCGAACTAATCAAACGCGGTTGGTCCAAGAACGATCTCTCCAACCTCGCCGGCGGGAACCTCCTCCGCGCCATGCGGGGGATGGAAGACGTGAGCCGTCGGATGAGGGACGAACAGGGTAAACAGCCAAGTATGGCGAAATATGATAAGCGGAGGGATTTGGATGGGGGCGATTGGGATTTCTAG
- a CDS encoding hypothetical protein (Match to EST gb|CF192162.1|CF192162) produces MKPLPRILTRRLATAPLPALTLRSPSPLLRPLHPPAAAPAPDDFVLYPSFLSEDEQDVLVRMALSKLGRSRAGAARRARRQRAGAGVAADGSGNGLQRLFTGEYAFEEGHYDSVIHGYRESLLSTLPPSPHPLLAPTLRRIYSLFFSSLPALPHSTTHTETPLPPAGTLTHILHLSPTGAILPHVDNLEASGRVILGVSLGAERTLRLRRKLRDGAGVEKGESTGEKGWEVRLGSGSVYIQRDAIRYGYEHSILPFDDPSSIWDGERLEPGHRISIMIRDVPPKPDL; encoded by the exons ATGAAGCCGCTCCCCCGCATACTCACACGCCGCCTCGCCACCGCCCCCCTCCCCGCACTCACCCTCCGCTCTCCGTCCCCGCTCCTCCGGCCCCTCCACCCGCCAGCAGCGGCACCCGCTCCAGACGACTTTGTGCTCTACCCCAGCTTCCTCAGCGAGGACGAACAAGACGTGCTGGTCCGCATGGCGCTCTCGAAGCTGGGCCGCAGCCGGGCCGGCGCcgcgaggagggcgaggcgGCAGAGGGCTGGCGCGGGTGTGGCTGCGGACGGGAGTGGTAACGGTCTGCAACGCTTGTTCACGGGCGAGTACGCCTTTGAAGAG GGCCACTACGATTCTGTCATCCACGGCTATCGCGAATCGCTGCTCTCCACGCTCCCCCCTTCTCCGCACCCTCTCCTCGCCCCTACTCTTCGTCGCATATACTCTttgttcttctcttcccttcccgcTCTTCCCCACTCAACCACACACACAGAGACACCCCTCCCGCCCGCAGGAACACTCAcccacatcctccacctctcccCAACGGGCGCCATCCTCCCGCATGTCGACAACCTCGAAGCCTCGGGCCGGGTTATTCTCGGGGTATCGTTGGGTGCCGAGAGGacgttgaggttgaggcgCAAGCTGCGGGACGGCGCGGGGGTCGAAAAGGGGGAAAGCacaggagaaaaaggctGGGAGGTGAGGTTGGGTAGCGGTTCAGTCTACATCCAGCG CGACGCGATCCGGTACGGGTACGAACACTCCATCCTCCCGTTTGACGACCCGTCTTCCATCTGGGATGGGGAGAGGCTAGAGCCGGGACATCGGATTAGTATCATGATTAGG GACGTGCCGCCCAAACCTGATCTCTGA
- a CDS encoding hypothetical protein (HMMPfam hit to ABC_membrane, ABC transporter transmembrane region, score: 234.7, E(): 1.6e-67; HMMPfam hit to ABC_tran, ABC transporter, score: 249.3, E(): 6.4e-72), with translation MTAQAAFEAFASKHTRPYDCTFPPKIVSSHRDLDFTQCFEHAVLLPAPLAFFTLLALSQILRITRQLKKGGLNGGLAWITRSRRSERICSTKVGFLAASAVFSLVSLCLTFKNISVNLLSAAHYLLLFVTLLSLIHLTALNHHTSRTSSTIILLFYPTYLLVFAIRLRTMIVSGALNSGLTHSTSGRLLLARQAFWFASIIAALPAFLLELYSPEKKWQRWNAPWKRNGKIALEDDEEEEADGIENLDGQGAVPGKNAYGDVESPVSTANIYEILTFSWLTPLLSLGTRKYLGEEDMWALPSEDSAEALSNRLAETWKSQAEQVKAGKKKSASLKIALVKAYGGPYIVAGILKALYDMINFLQPQLLRLLLNFVSSYTSERPMPPVTGYAIAVLMFISANVGTAVLHQYFQRCFTTTMRIRGGLVTLIYRKALVLSNGEKSGRTTGDIVNLQSVDAVRIADVCQYGHIAWSGPFQILIAFISLYRLVGWQAFMGVAVMVVSLPANTLISRFNKRYHRRLMKVKDTRTRTMNEILNNIKSIKLYGWEQAFANKIYDIRNNQELKMLRKIGIVMAGSNFIWQGTPFLVAFSTFATFAFTSDKPLTSEIIFPAISLFQLLSFPMAMFANILNSIIEASVSVGRLESFLAADELNPNARTVIRPSEDPQGEPQKGDTVVSIKNGEFRWLEGSTEPILQDIDLEVKKGELIALIGRVGDGKSSLLGAILGEMTRSDGSVTLRGEVAYFSQNSWILSATVKDNIVFGHRFDKQFYEQVLDACALRQDLAVLPSGDMTEVGEKGVSLSGGQKARICLARAVYARADIYLLDDPLAAVDSHVGRHIFDKVIGPNGLLASKARILCTNAVTFLPQADQIISLRRGIVLERGTYEEAMNDSSSELYKLITGLGKQSAMGDGQDSGQGSGATTPTVVGQEEVVVVEEPEGVEDSEEAEIVTGADSPKQRKAYRQLSRDIMRRSSVVSLRTAKRDALRDLRESAKPKERSEKGNVKREVYREFIKASSKWGVAVFIGAMSLAQGLNILSNFVLRAWASANSDSSGEMPSVTKYLLIYGIVGISGSVANVVSVATLKIVCALKSSRSLHDRSFGALMKSPLSFFELTPTGRILNLFSRDIFVIDEVLIMALGGFFRTSVSVLGTVVVIAMGTPLVLLVFIPLGYLYRIVMRFYLATSRELKRLDAVSRSPVFSFFGETLSGLPVIRGYGQSARFIANNEARVDRNQACFMPAMTINRWLAVRLEFLGSCLMFSTALTSVAALIMSNSVDAGLVGLLMSYTISVTGTLNWLVRSASEVEQNIVSVERVLGYANLDSEAPDFIPETKPASTWPQEGSIEFDHFSMKYRPELDFVLRDVCIKINGGERVGVCGRTGAGKSSLTLALFRIIEAAGGKIFIDGVDISTIGLHDLRTIVSIIPQDPQLFEGTLRNNIDPTESASDADMWRALEQAHLKDHVMNNMGGSLDAEVSEGGSNLSAGQRQLLCFARAMLRKTKILVLDEATSSIDLETDEAVQQILRGPDFKDVTTITIAHRINTIIDSHRVLVMSEGRVAEYDTPQVLMQRPESLFFSLVQEAGLENAI, from the exons ATGACTGCCCAAGCAGCCTTCGAGGCCTTCGCCTCGAAGCACACCCGCCCGTATGACTGTACCTTTCCTCCAAAAATTGTCTCGTCCCATAGGGATCTCGACTTTACCCAGTGCTTCGAGCACGCCGTTTTACTGCCCGCCCctctcgccttcttcaccttgctCGCACTTTCCCAGATCTTGAGAATCACAAGACAACTCAAGAAAGGCGGACTGAACGGTGGTCTTGCATGGATTACGAGGTCCAGGAGAAGTGAGAGAATATGCTCCACCAAGGTG GGCTTCCTCGCAGCTTCTGCCGTCTTCTCCCTAGTTTCATTATGCCTTACATTCAAAAACATCTCTGTAAATCTTCTTTCCGCCGCCCACTACTTGCTGCTCTTCGTGACTCTCTTATCGCTTATCCACCTCACCGCCTTGAACCACCACACTTCCCGAACTTCATCGACTAttattcttctcttctatCCCACCTATCTTCTCGTATTTGCCATCCGCCTTAGGACAATGATCGTTTCTGGTGCCCTCAACTCTGGTCTTACCCATTCTACTTCAGGGCGCTTGTTGTTGGCAAGACAGGCTTTCTGGTTCGCAAGTATCATTGCGGCTCTTCCCGCTTTTCTGCTCGAACTATACTCTCCTGAAAAGAAATGGCAGAGATGGAATGCTCCTTGGAAGAGAAACGGCAAAATCGCCttggaggatgacgaggaagaagaagcggatgGAATCGAGAACTTGGACGGCCAAGGTGCTGTGCCGGGCAAGAACGCTTACGGCGATGTCGAGAGCCCCGTTTCCACCGCCAATATCTATGAAATTCTGACTTTTTCTTGGCTcactcctcttctctctcttggTACCCGCAAGTACcttggtgaagaagacatgTGGGCGCTCCCCTCTGAAGACTCTGCCGAAGCTCTTTCCAACCGTCTTGCGGAAACCTGGAAATCGCAAGCTGAACAGGTCAAAGctggcaaaaagaagagcgcTTCTCTCAAGATCGCCCTTGTCAAGGCTTACGGTGGTCCTTATATTGTTGCTGGTATCCTCAAGGCCTTGTATGATATGATCAACTTTCTGCAGCCTCAACTTTTGAGGTTGTTACTCAACTTTGTCTCGAGCTACACTAGTGAACGTCCAATGCCGCCTGTTACTGGGTACGCTATTGCCGTTTTGATGTTTATCAGCGCAAACGTAGGAACCGCCGTTTTGCACCAGTACTTCCAGCGATGCTTTACCACCACTATGCGTATCCGGGGTGGACTTGTCACTTTGATTTACCGCAAGGCACTTGTCCTTAGCAACGGCGAAAAGTCTGGCAGGACTACTGGTGACATTGTCAACCTCCAGAGCGTTGATGCCGTCAGGATTGCAGATGTCTGTCAGTACGGTCATATTGCTTGGTCAGGCCCTTTCCAG ATTCTCATTGCATTCATTTCTCTCTACAGGCTTGTCGGCTGGCAAGCGTTTATGGGCGTTGCTGTCATGGTGGTCAGTTTGCCAGCAAACACTCTCATTTCTCGATTCAATAAGCGCTACCACCGGCGATTAATGAAGGTCAAGGACACTCGTACTCGTACCATGAACGAgatcctcaacaacatcaaGTCTATCAAGCTGTACGGCTGGGAGCAGGCATTTGCCAACAAGATCTACGACATCCGTAACAACCAAGAACTCAAGATGTTGCGCAAGATTGGTATCGTCATGGCTGGAAGTAACTTTATCTGGCAAGGTACCCCCTTCCTTGTTGCATTCTCTACCTTTGCCACGTTTGCTTTCACCAGCGACAAACCTTTGACCAGTGAGATCATTTTCCCCgccatctctctcttccagcttctctccttccccatgGCCATGTTTGccaacatcctcaactCTATCATCGAAGCTTCCGTTTCAGTCGGCCGTTTGGAAAgtttccttgctgctgatgaACTCAACCCTAATGCCCGCACTGTCATTCGACCTTCTGAAGATCCTCAGGGTGAGCCTCAAAAGGGCGATACCGTTGTTAGCATTAAGAATGGCGAATTCCGATGGCTCGAGGGCTCTACGGAGCCCATCCTGCAGGACATCGACCTTGAAGTTAAAAAGGGTGAGCTTATCGCTCTTATCGGCCGAGTTGGTGACGGCAAATCATCTCTGTTGGGCGCGATTCTTGGTGAAATGACTCGCTCTGACGGCTCTGTCACTCTCCGCGGCGAGGTCGCATACTTTTCGCAAAACTCTTGGATCCTCTCTGCGACTGTCAAGGATAACATTGTGTTTGGCCACCGATTCGACAAACAGTTTTACGAACAGGTGTTGGATGCTTGTGCTTTGAGGCAAGACCTTGCGGTACTTCCTAGCGGCGATATGACCGAGGTCGGTGAAAAGGGTGTTTCCCTCTCTGGTGGTCAAAAGGCTCGTATCTGTCTTGCTAGAGCTGTCTATGCTCGTGCCGATATTTACCTTCTTGACGATCCTCTTGCGGCCGTTGATTCTCATGTCGGTCGACACATTTTCGACAAGGTCATCGGGCCTAACGGTCTCCTTGCTTCAAAAGCCCGAATTCTCTGTACCAACGCTGTCACTTTTCTTCCCCAGGCCGACCAAATCATCTCTCTCCGTAGAGGTATTGTGCTTGAGCGGGGTACTTATGAAGAGGCCATGAACGATTCGTCCTCTGAGCTTTACAAGCTTATCACTGGTTTGGGCAAGCAATCTGCCATGGGCGATGGACAAGATTCTGGACAAGGTTCTGGTGCTACTACACCTACGGTTGTTGGACaagaggaggtggtggtagTTGAGGAACCAGAGGGTGTGGAAGACAgcgaagaagctgagaTTGTCACTGGCGCTGATTCTCCTAAACAACGCAAAGCGTACCGACAGCTCAGCCGCGACATCATGCGTCGATCTTCTGTCGTTTCTCTCCGTACTGCCAAACGTGACGCCCTGCGTGACCTACGCGAAAGCGCTAAACCAAAGGAACGCTCTGAAAAGGGCAACGTGAAGCGAGAAGTCTACCGGGAATTCATCAAGGCCTCTTCCAAATGGGGCGTTGCCGTCTTTATCGGCGCGATGAGTCTCGCGCAGGGTTTGAACATTCTTTCCAACTTTGTACTTCGTGCTTGGGCCAGTGCCAACTCTGATAGTTCAGGCGAGATGCCGAGTGTGACCAAATACCTCCTCATCTACGGTATCGTCGGTATTTCTGGTTCCGTGGCCAACGTTGTCAGCGTCGCCACGCTCAAGATTGTTTGTGCCCTCAAGTCTAGTAGGAGTCTCCATGACAGGTCATTTGGGgctttgatgaagagtcCCTTGTCATTCTTCGAGCTTACACCAACAGGACGAATCCTCAACTTGTTCTCTAGGGATATCTTTGTTATTGATGAAGTCTTGATTATGGCTCTCGGTGGTTTCTTCCGTACT TCCGTATCAGTCCTCGGTACTGTGGTAGTCATTGCTATGGGCACGCCTTTGGTGTTGCTCGTGTTCATCCCTCTTGGTTACCTCTACAGGATTGTCATGAG ATTCTATCTTGCTACTTCTCGAGAGCTGAAACGGCTTGACGCCGTTTCTCGATCTcccgtcttctccttctttggcgAAACCCTTTCCGGTCTGCCTGTTATCCGA GGATATGGCCAATCTGCCCGATTCATTGCCAACAACGAAGCCCGTGTGGATCGAAACCAGGCGTGTTTCATGCCGGCTATGACTATCAACCGATGGCTTGCCGTCCGACTTGAATTCCTGGGTAGTTGCCTCATGTTCTCCACCGCGCTCACATCAGTCGCGGCTCTTATCATGTCCAACAGTGTGGATGCGGGATTGGTCGGTCTCTTGATGTCTTATACTATTTCCGTCACCGGTACTCTT AACTGGCTTGTGCGGAGCGCTTCCGAGGTGGAGCAGAACATTGTGTCTGTCGAGCGTGTGCTTGGGTATGCCAACTTGGACTCTGAAGCACCCGACTTTATCCCCGAGACCAAGCCGGCTTCTACTTGGCCTCAAGAAGGATCGATCGAATTTGATCACTTTAGTATGAAATACCGACCGGAGCTTGATTTTGTTCTTCGGGACGTTTGCATCAAGATCAACGGTGGGGAGCGTGTCGGTGTCTGTGGCCGAACGGGTGCGGGCAAGTCATCGCTCACCTTGGCACTTTTCCGCATCATCGAAGCTGCAGGAGGCAAGATTTTCATTGACGGTGTCGATATTTCGACGATTGGCTTGCACGACTTACGGACGATTGTCTCCATCATCCCGCAAGACCCTCAGTTGTTCGAAGGCACTTTGAG GAACAATATCGATCCTACCGAGTCCGCATCTGATGCCGATATGTGGCGAGCTCTTGAGCAAGCCCACTTGAAGGACCATGTCATGAACAATATGGGTGGCTCGCTTGACGCCGAGGTTTCCGAGGGTGGTAGCA ACTTGAGTGCTGGTCAGCGTCAACTCTTATGCTTTGCGCGCGCCATGCTACGCAAGACCAAGATTCTAGTTTTGGACGAAGCTACTAGCTCTATCGATCTTGAAACCGATGAGGCTGTTCAGCAAATCTTGCGTGGGCCTGATTTCAAAGATGTCACTACTATCACC ATTGCGCATCGGATCAACACGATCATAGATAGTCACCGCGTGCTTGTCATGTCTGAAGGCCGGGTGGCAGAGTACGATACGCCGCAGGTACTCATGCAGAGGCCTGAATCGTTGTTTTTCTCCTTGGTGCAGGAAGCTGGTCTGGAGAACGCAATCTAG
- a CDS encoding hypothetical protein (Match to EST gb|CF192746.1|CF192746) has translation MSSKPIYALSGLSVAGGIVAYTRYSSLPSLVASLGIGSAMMISGMRIRDGMDYGYESAAASSAALMYPTIRRFVKTRARFPASLALLATASTAYYLVETFDGHAERPVATPL, from the exons ATG TCCAGCAAGCCCATCTACGCC CTCTCAGGTCTCTCCGTCGCAGGCGGTATCGTGGCCTACACGCGCTACTCGTCTCTCCCGTCGCTCGTCGCTTCGCTCGGTATCGGCAGTGCGATGATGATTAGCGGGATGCGGATTCGGGATGGGATGGATTATGGGTATGAGAGTGCGGCTG CAAGCTCGGCCGCACTAATGTACCCCACTATAAG ACGATTCGTCAAGACCCGCGCTCGTTTTCCAGCTAGCCTTGCGCTGCTCGCAACAGCCAGCACGGCGTATTATCTTGTAGAAACGTTTGACGGTCATGCCGAAAGACCGGTGGCTACGCCATTGTAA
- a CDS encoding hypothetical protein (Match to ESTs gb|CF193268.1|CF193268, gb|CF193269.1|CF193269; HMMPfam hit to FAD_Synth, Riboflavin kinase / FAD synthetase, score: 71.3, E(): 2.6e-18), giving the protein MPREAPMAPVSRSNRPSIVGPDEPEAPYPLKLEGTVTKGFGRGARYLGIPTANLPDESLGPLNDLGLTGIYYGFARVHPSLSTPLPSALPTPVVSKPSTPGPEGKKVESEAQLEALPTITAPYPPEHHAQRWSKEDEKVWPMVMSVGWNPYFKNEKITAEVHIMHPFKADFYGHHMSIVILGYIRPELDYVSKEALIDDIKTDVKVALNSLARPKYADFAHDEFLFKQSLFTAGQSQNNLGV; this is encoded by the exons ATGCCTCGCGAAGCTCCGATGGCCCCCGTTTCCCGATCAAACCGCCCTAGTATCGTAGGCCCTGACGAGCCTGAAGCTCCGTACCCCCTCAAGCTTGAAGGGACCGTTACCAAAGGTTTTGGTAGAGGTGCGAGGTATCTGGGGATCCCCACAG CCAATCTTCCAGACGAGTCTTTGGGTCCACTCAACGATCTTGGTCTTACAGGTATCTACTACGGCTTCGCCCGTGTTCATCCCTCCTTATCCACCCCTCTCCCATCCGCCCTTCCTACCCCCGTCGTCTCCAAACCCTCTACACCTGGTCCTGAGGGCAAGAAAGTCGAGAGCGAAGCTCAATTGGAGGCGTTACCTACCATCACCGCACCTTACCCTCCCGAACACCACGCCCAGAGATGGAgtaaggaagatgagaaagtTTGGCCGATGGTGATGAGTGTTGGGTGGAATCCTTACTTTAAAAATGAAAAAATTACCGCT GAAGTGCATATTATGCACCCCTTCAAAGCTGATTTCTATGGACACCACATGAGTATCGTTATCCTTGGATATATCAGGCCCGAACTTGACTACGTCTCTAAAG AGGCCCTCATAGATGATATAAAAACAGACGTTAAAGTAGCGCTTAACTCACTTGCCAGGCCCAAGTACGCCGATTTCGCCCATGACGAGTTTTTGTTCAAACAATCTCTGTTCACAGCCGGGCAGTCACAGAACAATCTGGGAGTTTAA
- a CDS encoding hypothetical protein (Match to ESTs gb|CF193749.1|CF193749, gb|CF193547.1|CF193547, gb|CF193218.1|CF193218; HMMPfam hit to Porin_3, Eukaryotic porin, score: 249.3, E(): 6.6e-72) produces MSQAVPPSWRDLGKSSSDLLLKDYPIQGTSLEVKTLTPSNVAFKVAGTKDAKTDAISGDIEGKYVDFKNGLTFTQGWTTTNVLRTQLELENQIAKGLKFDLATTLNPAKASKSAILTAIYKQPSLHTRATVDLFKGPTFTADTVVGRDGFLVGAEASYDVLSGAITRYAGAVGFSAPEYAVTLHGLGNLSTFAASYYHKVSKDVEAGAKAVYDTKSTAGNVSLEVGAKTYLDNAAFVKAKINNAGVLSLGYTQALRPGVKASAGVSVDTTRLNEPTAGQAAHKVGASIVFNA; encoded by the exons ATGTCCCAAGctgttcctccttcctgGCGA GACCTCGGCAAGTCCTCCTccgacctcctcctcaaggACTACCCCATCCAGGGTACTTCTCTCGAGGTCAAGACCCTTACTCCTTCCAACGTCGCCTTCAAGGTCGCCGGTACCAAGGACGCCAAGACCGATGCCATCTCTGGTGACATCGAGGGCAAGTACGTCGACTTCAAGAACGGCTTGACCTTCACCCAG GGCTGGACCACCACCAACGTTCTCCGAACTCAACTCGAGCTCGAGAACCAGATTGCCAAGGGCTTAAAGTTTGACCTTGCTACCACCCTCAACCCCGCTAAGGCTTCCAAGTCTGCCATCTTGACTGCCATCTACAAGCAGCCTTCTTTGCACACTCGTGCCACTGTTGACCTCTTCAAG GGCCCCACCTTCACCGCTGACACCGTTGTCGGTCGTGACGGTTTCCTTGTTGGTGCCGAGGCTTCTTACGATGTCCTCTCCGGCGCCATCACCCGATACGCTGGTGCCGTCGGCTTCTCTGCCCCCGAGTACGCCGTCACCCTTCACGGTCTCGGTAACCTCTCCACCTTCGCCGCCTCTTACTACCACAAGGTTTCCAAGGACGTCGAGGCTGGTGCCAAGGCCGTTTACGACACCAAGTCCACCGCTGGTAATGTCTCCCTCGAGGTCGGTGCCAAGACCTACCTT GACAACGCTGCCTTTGTCAAGGCCAAGATCAACAACGCCGGTGTCCTCTCCCTTGGTTACACCCAAGCTCTCCGACCCGGTGTCAAGGCGTCCGCTGGTGTTTCCGTTGACACCACCCGTCTCAACGAGCCCACCGCTGGTCAGGCCGCCCACAAGGTTGGCGCTTCCATTGTTTTCAACGCTTAA